The Deltaproteobacteria bacterium genome has a segment encoding these proteins:
- a CDS encoding VOC family protein: protein MPVEVICIDHIFIPVRDLAAAEAFYDKVMPVLGFRKGRASDKVSPRARYDNRHLTYWIVARDSASVEPGASQGAPSHLCFRVVDEEAVDRACQELRAVGIDATEPQAYTQYSPDYYATFFSDPDGLLLEVINFNGRRQRRMFDWDTHQA from the coding sequence ATGCCCGTTGAAGTCATCTGTATCGACCACATCTTCATCCCTGTTCGGGATCTGGCCGCGGCCGAGGCGTTCTACGACAAGGTCATGCCGGTTCTGGGCTTCCGCAAGGGCAGAGCTTCCGACAAGGTGTCGCCGCGGGCGCGCTACGACAACCGGCACCTGACGTACTGGATCGTGGCGCGGGACAGCGCTTCGGTGGAGCCGGGCGCGAGTCAGGGCGCACCGTCACACCTGTGCTTCCGCGTGGTGGACGAAGAGGCCGTGGACCGGGCTTGCCAAGAGCTCCGCGCGGTCGGCATCGACGCCACCGAGCCGCAAGCCTACACGCAGTACTCACCAGACTACTACGCAACCTTCTTCTCCGACCCCGACGGCCTTCTGTTGGAGGTAATCAACTTCAACGGGCGCCGGCAGCGGCGCATGTTCGATTGGGACACTCATCAAGCTTGA
- a CDS encoding PIN domain-containing protein, with translation MNVYVESNFVLELALIQEQYASCEEILQLCEASRIRLVIPAYSLAEPYETLTRRHKQRRRMKQELDAEFRQLSRTASLSEQLAGFRDLTTLLISAAQQESQRLESVRSRLIDVAEVVPLGTSVLAAATQYQRTHGLSAQDAIVYSSVLTHLKRVHASENCFLNRNATDFDDQNVVEELAGHNCQLFLQFDAGCSFIRGALR, from the coding sequence GTGAACGTCTACGTCGAGTCCAACTTTGTGCTTGAACTCGCCCTGATACAGGAGCAATACGCTAGTTGTGAGGAAATTCTGCAGCTTTGCGAAGCGAGTCGCATACGGCTTGTCATACCGGCCTATTCTCTGGCGGAACCCTACGAAACACTTACTCGGCGCCACAAACAACGGCGACGAATGAAGCAAGAGCTGGATGCCGAATTCCGTCAGCTTTCTCGGACTGCATCACTCTCAGAACAGCTCGCCGGGTTCAGGGATCTCACAACGCTACTGATCAGCGCTGCGCAGCAAGAATCCCAGCGTCTTGAGAGCGTGCGCTCTCGGCTCATTGACGTGGCCGAGGTTGTGCCGCTTGGTACATCCGTGTTGGCTGCCGCAACGCAGTATCAGCGTACGCATGGCTTGTCGGCGCAGGATGCGATAGTCTACTCATCCGTTCTTACTCACCTCAAGCGAGTTCATGCATCGGAGAATTGCTTCCTGAACCGAAACGCCACGGACTTCGACGATCAGAACGTCGTCGAGGAGCTCGCCGGTCACAACTGTCAGCTTTTTCTTCAATTCGATGCTGGCTGTTCGTTCATTCGCGGCGCGTTGAGGTGA
- a CDS encoding NADP-dependent oxidoreductase → MKAVRIHEFGGLDSLRVEAAPRPEPGAGEVLVRIHAAGINPVDWKTCAGEGVASRLDDPFPFIPGWDVSGVVEALGADIADFRVGDAVCGMVRWPWRGGGYAEYVAAPSAELVAKPDTMDDAQAAGLPLAALTAWQALFDIADVQAGQKVLIHAAAGGVGHIAIQLAMWKGAHVVGTASARNEAFLRELGVDDVIDYNATRFEEAVSGVDVVLDGVGGEVQERSWPVIRRGGVLASIRGRPRAEEAAARGVRAQHVSVHADAAQLLAIAALAAEGRLQVHVDAAFALDEVRKAHEVSKTGHARGKLVLRTG, encoded by the coding sequence ATGAAAGCCGTACGGATACATGAGTTTGGGGGGCTCGACAGCCTGCGGGTCGAGGCCGCACCGCGGCCGGAGCCCGGGGCCGGGGAGGTGCTCGTACGAATACACGCCGCGGGCATCAACCCGGTGGACTGGAAGACCTGCGCGGGCGAGGGCGTGGCGTCGCGGCTCGACGACCCGTTCCCGTTTATTCCGGGGTGGGACGTCTCGGGTGTGGTGGAGGCGCTGGGGGCGGACATCGCGGACTTCCGGGTCGGAGACGCGGTGTGCGGCATGGTGCGCTGGCCCTGGCGTGGCGGCGGCTACGCCGAATACGTGGCCGCGCCGAGCGCGGAACTGGTCGCCAAGCCCGACACAATGGACGATGCGCAGGCGGCGGGGTTGCCGCTGGCGGCGCTGACCGCGTGGCAGGCGCTATTCGACATAGCGGACGTCCAGGCCGGACAGAAAGTGCTGATTCACGCGGCGGCGGGTGGCGTCGGCCACATCGCGATCCAGTTGGCCATGTGGAAGGGCGCGCACGTGGTCGGCACGGCGTCGGCGCGCAACGAGGCATTCCTGCGTGAGTTGGGCGTGGATGACGTCATCGACTACAACGCGACGCGCTTCGAGGAGGCGGTGTCCGGCGTGGACGTCGTGCTGGACGGTGTCGGCGGTGAGGTCCAGGAGCGCTCTTGGCCGGTTATCCGGCGTGGCGGCGTGCTCGCTTCGATTCGCGGGCGTCCCCGCGCGGAGGAAGCCGCGGCCCGCGGCGTGCGTGCGCAGCACGTGTCGGTCCACGCCGATGCGGCACAGCTCCTGGCCATCGCCGCCTTGGCGGCGGAGGGGCGACTCCAGGTGCACGTCGATGCGGCGTTCGCGCTGGACGAGGTGCGCAAGGCGCACGAGGTAAGCAAGACCGGGCACGCGCGGGGCAAACTGGTCCTGCGGACGGGGTGA
- a CDS encoding VOC family protein has protein sequence MATRIKHLAIVSENYAIEEKFYQAVFGMKTAERARIESASVVSDGYVGININPRRPGRQGGFDHFGFEVDDVEGVAARMGEKYPEVHILKRPSNRPFAGLSTHDPAGNVFDLSQEGMENRTDVYVDGQHEADRYVKHFVLRAVEPERVAQFYRDIFDLVETEKPADDPNCYLTDGRVTLIISPWKISDYAGAGIERPALDHIGFKVESVQAVKDRLEALSKRNPYLSPGPVGAGPEAEARLALFAKCKFGEYQLADPDGVMIDISEH, from the coding sequence ATGGCGACACGAATCAAGCATCTGGCCATCGTGAGCGAGAACTACGCCATCGAGGAGAAGTTCTACCAAGCGGTGTTCGGCATGAAGACCGCCGAGCGCGCACGCATCGAGAGCGCATCGGTGGTGAGCGACGGCTACGTGGGCATCAACATCAACCCGCGCCGGCCCGGACGCCAGGGCGGCTTCGACCACTTCGGCTTCGAGGTGGACGACGTCGAGGGGGTAGCCGCGCGCATGGGCGAGAAGTATCCGGAGGTGCACATTCTCAAGCGGCCGAGCAACCGCCCGTTCGCCGGCCTGAGCACGCATGACCCCGCGGGGAACGTGTTCGACCTTTCCCAGGAAGGGATGGAGAACCGCACCGACGTGTACGTCGACGGCCAGCACGAGGCCGACCGCTACGTCAAGCACTTCGTGCTGCGCGCGGTGGAACCGGAGCGGGTGGCGCAGTTCTACCGGGACATTTTCGACCTGGTGGAAACCGAGAAGCCCGCGGACGATCCCAACTGCTACCTGACGGACGGACGGGTCACGCTGATCATCTCGCCGTGGAAGATCTCCGACTACGCCGGCGCCGGCATCGAGCGCCCGGCGCTGGACCACATCGGCTTCAAGGTGGAGAGCGTGCAGGCGGTCAAGGACCGGCTTGAGGCACTGTCCAAGCGCAACCCCTACCTGAGCCCCGGCCCGGTGGGCGCGGGACCGGAGGCGGAAGCGCGGCTCGCGCTGTTCGCCAAGTGCAAGTTCGGCGAGTATCAGCTCGCGGATCCCGACGGCGTGATGATCGACATCAGCGAGCACTGA
- a CDS encoding amidohydrolase family protein, which produces MANKYQIIDGDGHVVEDMEAITSRFPREVQEQMRWSNPFPPLDHLHSANAHKLPEGSFQQVGYDGWVEFLEDVGIDRTVLYPTVGLSYGKVVAQDWAIDLARAYNDWIAENYVQKSPRFQAVALIPLQEPAEAVKELRRAVEELGMCGAMLPSTGIQLHLGHKYYWPIYEEANRLGCCLGIHGGAHENLGMDDLHPYAPVHALGHPFGQMISMGGIVFNGIFDRYPNVRIGFLEGGVAWLLMCLERFDRSYETHIQHDPRSEFLQLRDGEAVSDYVKRHIDEGRIFVGCEGHEPDLAHAIRTIGNKPWVYSSDFPHEVNNEFCKEELGEVMDSDELSEDDKAAVLARNAERFYNLPSGL; this is translated from the coding sequence GCTTTCCTCGGGAAGTGCAGGAGCAGATGCGCTGGTCCAACCCGTTCCCGCCGCTGGACCACTTGCATTCGGCCAACGCGCACAAGCTCCCGGAGGGCTCGTTTCAGCAGGTGGGTTACGACGGCTGGGTGGAGTTCCTGGAGGACGTGGGCATTGACCGGACCGTGCTCTATCCCACGGTGGGACTTTCCTACGGCAAGGTGGTGGCCCAGGACTGGGCCATCGACTTGGCGCGCGCCTACAACGACTGGATCGCCGAGAACTACGTACAGAAGAGCCCGCGCTTCCAGGCGGTGGCCCTGATACCGCTGCAGGAGCCGGCGGAGGCGGTGAAGGAACTGCGCCGGGCGGTGGAGGAGCTGGGCATGTGCGGCGCCATGCTGCCGTCGACCGGCATCCAGTTGCACCTCGGCCACAAGTACTACTGGCCCATCTACGAGGAGGCGAACCGCCTCGGCTGCTGCCTCGGCATCCACGGCGGCGCGCACGAGAACCTCGGCATGGACGACCTGCATCCGTACGCTCCGGTGCACGCCCTCGGCCATCCGTTCGGGCAGATGATCTCCATGGGCGGCATCGTCTTCAACGGCATCTTCGACCGCTACCCCAACGTGCGCATCGGCTTCCTGGAAGGCGGCGTGGCGTGGCTGCTGATGTGCCTGGAACGCTTCGACCGTTCCTACGAGACCCACATCCAGCACGATCCCCGGAGCGAGTTCCTGCAGCTTCGGGACGGCGAGGCGGTGAGCGATTACGTGAAGCGGCACATCGACGAGGGCCGGATCTTCGTAGGCTGCGAGGGCCACGAGCCCGACCTGGCCCATGCCATCCGCACGATTGGGAACAAGCCGTGGGTCTACTCCTCGGACTTCCCCCACGAGGTCAACAACGAGTTCTGCAAGGAAGAGCTGGGCGAGGTGATGGACAGCGATGAGTTGAGCGAGGATGACAAGGCCGCGGTGTTGGCGCGCAACGCGGAACGCTTCTACAACCTGCCGTCGGGGCTCTAG